A region from the Lentimonas sp. CC4 genome encodes:
- a CDS encoding thymidine kinase, with product MAKLYFYYSAMNAGKSTVLLQSSHNYKERGMNTLLLTPKVDQRAGVGKIASRIGLDADAQTYNPEDNLHTLVQSTQATPPIACVLIDEAQFLTRPQVEQLSQVTDDLGIPVLCYGLRTDFQGNLFPGSAALLGWADNLIELKTICHCGRKATMNLRTDAEGKAIREGAQVEIGGNERYVAMCRKHFREAMA from the coding sequence TCCGCAATGAACGCTGGAAAAAGCACCGTTCTCCTACAATCCAGCCATAATTACAAAGAGCGCGGCATGAACACCCTACTCTTAACCCCCAAAGTCGATCAACGTGCAGGCGTCGGTAAAATCGCCTCCCGTATCGGGCTGGATGCCGATGCCCAGACTTATAACCCAGAGGACAACCTACATACACTCGTCCAATCCACACAAGCCACGCCCCCCATCGCCTGCGTGCTAATCGACGAAGCCCAATTTCTCACCCGCCCGCAAGTCGAGCAACTCAGCCAAGTCACCGACGACCTCGGCATCCCCGTGCTTTGCTACGGGCTGCGCACCGACTTTCAAGGCAACCTCTTCCCCGGCAGTGCCGCCCTACTGGGCTGGGCAGACAACCTGATTGAGCTCAAAACCATTTGCCACTGCGGTCGCAAAGCCACCATGAACCTGCGCACCGATGCCGAAGGCAAAGCAATCAGAGAGGGCGCCCAAGTCGAGATCGGCGGCAACGAGCGCTACGTCGCGATGTGCCGCAAGCATTTCCGCGAAGCGATGGCGTAG